The following coding sequences are from one Maridesulfovibrio bastinii DSM 16055 window:
- the csy3 gene encoding type I-F CRISPR-associated protein Csy3: protein MAAKNSKISLPSVLAFERKIDVSDGLFKSGEWSDRQNFQNWEPVLVREKAVRGTISSRSVTNKKLEDSIKNANPQRVDVASIGASSDSFSLQFSCKILGNIGLPSACSEPEYQKKLSEKISKYIDDDVVKDISTRYALNLANGRFLWRNRFGADDLEVKVQLLSKGQVTKEWVFDGFDFSLNDFSIPDKAEAAINELACVIAKGFAGDLAILNIVAFARIGSGQEIYPSEEFIQGKESGNVAGKKSKTLYSIDGVAGFHSQKISNALRTIDTWYEGGNASKPIAIEPYGSVTSMATAYRSKGNNFFKLLERFLSDDIEIDRKDDLKFLIAILIRGGVFSK, encoded by the coding sequence ATGGCTGCAAAAAATTCTAAAATAAGTTTGCCTTCAGTTCTTGCCTTTGAAAGAAAGATTGATGTTTCAGACGGTCTTTTCAAGTCCGGTGAGTGGTCTGATCGTCAGAATTTTCAAAACTGGGAACCAGTCTTGGTGCGTGAAAAAGCTGTAAGAGGTACAATTTCTTCCCGGTCAGTAACAAATAAAAAATTAGAAGATTCTATAAAAAATGCAAATCCACAGAGAGTTGATGTTGCTTCAATTGGAGCTAGTTCAGACAGTTTTAGCTTACAGTTTTCATGTAAGATACTTGGAAATATAGGTTTACCTTCTGCATGCAGTGAGCCTGAATATCAAAAAAAATTAAGTGAAAAAATTTCTAAATATATAGATGATGATGTAGTTAAAGATATATCTACTCGCTATGCTTTGAATTTGGCCAATGGACGTTTTTTATGGAGAAATAGGTTCGGAGCTGATGATTTAGAAGTTAAAGTTCAACTACTTAGTAAAGGTCAGGTAACTAAGGAGTGGGTTTTTGATGGATTTGATTTTTCACTTAATGACTTTAGTATTCCTGATAAAGCTGAAGCAGCTATCAATGAACTCGCTTGTGTTATTGCAAAAGGTTTCGCAGGAGATCTTGCTATTTTGAATATTGTTGCTTTTGCTCGTATTGGATCAGGGCAAGAAATTTACCCATCAGAAGAGTTCATCCAAGGGAAAGAGAGTGGTAATGTTGCTGGTAAAAAAAGTAAGACGTTGTATTCTATTGATGGCGTAGCAGGATTTCATAGCCAAAAAATATCTAATGCATTGCGTACTATTGACACGTGGTATGAAGGTGGAAATGCTTCAAAACCTATAGCTATAGAGCCTTATGGTTCAGTGACTTCTATGGCAACTGCATATCGCTCTAAGGGGAATAATTTTTTCAAACTATTGGAGCGCTTCTTATCAGATGATATAGAGATTGATAGGAAAGATGATCTTAAATTCTTAATAGCTATTTTAATTCGTGGTGGAGTCTTCAGTAAATAG
- the cas6f gene encoding type I-F CRISPR-associated endoribonuclease Cas6/Csy4, whose product MNYYLDLKVVPDSEFNSQTLLNILFGKLHFALVNLGDKNVGVSFPNFSEENNRLGDCLRLHSNSDSLDMLAKNNWMRGIRDYTVIGEVNPVPESVSYRTVSRYQVKSNPEKERRRLIKRKNITQEEAMKLIPDNTAKRVKLPYIEMKSCSRGARFKLFIKHSELLEKPAEGVFSKYGLSATATIPWF is encoded by the coding sequence ATGAATTACTATCTCGATCTAAAGGTTGTTCCAGACAGTGAATTTAATTCGCAGACTCTCCTGAATATCCTTTTTGGTAAGTTACATTTTGCTCTGGTTAATCTCGGGGATAAAAACGTTGGAGTCAGCTTTCCGAATTTTTCTGAGGAAAACAACAGGCTCGGAGATTGTTTGAGGCTACATTCAAATTCAGATTCTCTTGATATGCTTGCCAAGAATAATTGGATGCGTGGTATCAGGGACTATACTGTCATTGGAGAGGTCAACCCGGTCCCGGAATCTGTCAGTTATCGTACTGTTTCCAGATATCAGGTAAAAAGTAACCCGGAAAAAGAGCGTAGAAGGCTGATAAAAAGGAAAAATATAACTCAGGAAGAAGCTATGAAGCTTATTCCTGATAATACCGCTAAGCGAGTGAAACTTCCGTACATCGAAATGAAAAGTTGCAGCAGAGGGGCACGCTTTAAGCTATTCATCAAACATTCTGAACTGTTGGAGAAGCCTGCTGAGGGTGTTTTTTCGAAGTATGGATTAAGTGCTACAGCAACAATACCATGGTTTTAG
- a CDS encoding glycosyltransferase, whose amino-acid sequence MSQTLPSGDVCIVITAYNRSAHTKRTIESIWKYAGCDFTLCVVDNSSTDDTWETLCGLREQGLVHFAYRFTKNMGPAVATNFVWSRFTAPFYLRLDNDIFFSLEGWLKKMCDLSEKYKDVSALSYPIFYNSEYYKIVAETYGQELLDRCDFKGSHPGGIFFMDCSSFKNVGFWNEDYGSYGAEDGDYSKRIDLMGRKRLYVNCFDWGLHDDFSAEDNAKYIKSKSLRQKSHKQYAGLFQINTLMYKLKLRSLKVRRKYIPTVQGDNISFSLDKEYSSRITRLQSDIRKSLILIKDSGNELDRIDRSILVKLVKSIVPESIIDVAADEY is encoded by the coding sequence ATGTCACAAACCCTGCCTTCAGGTGATGTCTGCATAGTCATTACTGCTTACAATCGGAGTGCTCATACTAAGCGCACGATTGAATCAATATGGAAATACGCTGGATGCGATTTTACCCTCTGCGTTGTAGATAATTCCAGTACCGATGATACCTGGGAGACTCTTTGCGGACTTCGGGAACAGGGGCTGGTTCATTTTGCATATCGTTTTACGAAAAATATGGGACCTGCTGTAGCCACAAATTTTGTCTGGTCCCGGTTTACGGCTCCTTTTTACCTTCGGCTCGACAATGATATATTTTTCTCACTGGAAGGTTGGCTTAAAAAAATGTGTGACCTTAGTGAAAAGTATAAGGATGTCAGTGCGCTTTCATATCCTATATTTTACAATTCAGAGTACTATAAAATAGTAGCTGAAACGTATGGCCAAGAACTGCTGGACCGTTGCGATTTCAAAGGAAGCCATCCCGGTGGCATCTTTTTTATGGACTGTTCGTCTTTTAAAAATGTTGGATTCTGGAACGAGGATTATGGTTCTTACGGTGCGGAGGATGGTGATTATTCTAAGCGGATTGACTTGATGGGTAGAAAGCGGCTCTACGTCAATTGCTTTGACTGGGGCCTACATGATGACTTTAGTGCTGAAGATAATGCAAAATATATTAAATCCAAAAGTCTCCGCCAGAAATCCCATAAGCAATACGCCGGCCTTTTTCAGATTAATACTCTGATGTATAAATTAAAACTGCGTAGCCTCAAGGTTCGCCGCAAATACATTCCCACTGTTCAGGGTGATAATATATCATTTAGCCTGGATAAAGAATACTCGTCCCGGATAACAAGGCTACAGTCAGATATACGCAAGAGCTTGATTCTAATAAAAGATTCAGGAAACGAATTAGACCGCATCGATCGTTCAATTCTAGTTAAACTGGTAAAATCTATAGTTCCCGAATCAATAATAGATGTAGCTGCTGACGAGTATTGA